A genomic segment from Corythoichthys intestinalis isolate RoL2023-P3 chromosome 2, ASM3026506v1, whole genome shotgun sequence encodes:
- the LOC130912140 gene encoding uncharacterized protein LOC130912140, giving the protein MAQFKMHFMEDPVLSDAANSLDLLHKRRYEEKLRSIQSPDPYLMPKSMFFDPLSSPCLPDICYADIYNYLVHTKSAYSHENMKNFKSLEAYKYFVAGWVKQVLVHENSAGIYLVLGKVVHSQRLSETPLSPWFAAQPSGTILCGHCTCMAGLGETCSHVTAVMFAVETAVKMKNDTTRTSVACSWLAPSQNKNVEYARSSDIDFTSPAAKRRKCAGKSVKSVTSGKQVLPPPEDYTDFYRKLHSSGVKPVVLSVLPDYCEEFVPKMVKLDLPKPMSSLFMETHVSKSLDELIAEASTIMTNMKIDDSQISAIEKMTREQSTTKSWFLYRAGRITASNFKAASRTKIENPSNSLIQRICYPDAFKFTTEATRYGCSHEWKVRQDYEMITEPKHIQMKVTECGFFIHKEFPYIGASPDGLVTCDCCGEGLLEIKCSFCHNDSTIECAVQDNNFCIESVDGHFRLKADHTYMYQIQCQLAVTGRSYCDLCLWTGKEMFIQRITLDTKFFAEALEKVATFYKMCILPELLSKYFSNKNTLCLPVENVENKICYCQKSDTKKTIINCSSDDCKIKVYHKECCGLKNMPKKGWFCQYCKTLLKRTKCTNKKNKNK; this is encoded by the exons atggcgcagtttaaaatgcatttcatggaagacccggtgctttctgatgccgctaactcactggatctgttgcataaaaggcgttatgaggaaaagcttcgctctatacagtcgccagatccatatttaatgcccaaatcgatgtttttcgacccactgtcttcgccctgtctgcctgacatctgctacgcagatatttacaattatctcgtccacactaaatcagcctattctcacgaaaatatgaaaaacttcaagagcttggaagcatataaatacttcgttgctggttgggtgaagcaggtactcgtccacgaaaattcggcaggaatctatcttgtgcttggaaag gtagttcattcacaacgtctgagtgagaCGCCTCTATCACCCTGGTTTGCTGCTCAGCCCTCAGGAACAATCTTGTGTGGACATTGCACCTGCATGGCTGGTTTGGGTGAAACATGTTCACATGTCACTGCTGTAATGTTTGCTGTAGAAACAGCTGTAAAGATGAAAAATGACACTACCAGAACTTCAGTTGCTTGTAGCTGGCTAGCCccttcacaaaacaaaaatgtcgaGTATGCCAGATCATCAGACATAGACTTTACAAGCCCAGCAGCAAAAAGGCGGAAATGTGCTGGGAAGTCAGTTAAATCAGTAACCTCAGGTAAACAGGTACTGCCACCCCCTGAGGATTATACTGACTTTTATCGAAAATTACACTCTTCTGGTGTCAAGCCAGTGGTGCTGTCAGTCTTACCCGATTACTGTGAGGAGTTTGTCCCCAAGATGGTTAAGTTGGACTTGCCGAAACCAATGTCCTCCCTCTTCATGGAGACACATGTGTCTAAGTCATTGGATGAACTTATAGCGGAAGCAAGTACAattatgaccaacatgaaaattgATGATTCTCAG ATCAGTGCCATAGAAAAGATGACTAGAGAACAGTCAACCACAAAATCCTGGTTTCTGTATCGGGCCGGCCGTATTACAGCTAGTAACTTTAAAGCTGCATCTCGGACAAAGATAGAAAATCCCTCCAACTCACTGATTCAGAGGATATGCTACCCTGATGCATTCAAATTCACAACAGAGGCTACAAG GTATGGATGCAGTCATGAATGGAAAGTGAGGCAAGACTATGAAATGATCACCGAGCCAAAACATATACAAATGAAAGTGACAGAGTGTGGATTCTTCATCCATAAGGAGTTTCCTTACATAGGTGCCTCACCTGATGGCTTAGTGACGTGTGACTGCTGCGGAGAAGGACTCCTGGAGATAAAATGTTCTTTCTGCCACAATGATTCAACAATCGAATGTGCTGTGCAAGATAACAATTTCTGCATAGAGTCTGTTGATGGGCATTTCAGATTGAAAGCAGACCACACATACATGTACCAGATCCAGTGTCAGCTGGCTGTGACTGGCCGCAGTTACTGTGACCTGTGTTTGTGGACAGGTAAAGAAATGTTTATCCAGCGCATAACCCTGGACACAAAGTTCTTTGCCGAAGCATTGGAGAAGGTTGCCACTTTCTACAAAATGTGCATACTACCTGAACTTCTTAGCAAGTACTTCTccaataaaaatacattgtgTTTGCCAGTTGAAAATGTAGAGAACAAGATATGTTACTGCCAAAAAAGTGACACCAAGAAGACAATAATTAATTGCAGCAGTGATGATTGTAAGATTAAGGTTTACCACAAGGAATGCTGCGGTCTTAAAAATATGCCTAAAAAGGGCTGGTTTTGTCAGTATTGTAAGACATTGCTGAAGAGAACAAaatgtacaaacaaaaaaaacaaaaacaaataa